The sequence below is a genomic window from Salinispira pacifica.
TCAGCCCTGGAAGGCCGGAATGAACCCGGGATACTTCAATGCCGTTCACTTCGGGAACAGCGGAACAGAAGCAAATGAAGCCGCCCTCAAATATGCCCGGGCCTATCAGATTCGAAGCGGGCGAAAACGCAGAAATAAATTTCTGGCTTTCAGCAACAGTTTTCACGGCAGGACCATGGGGGCCCTCTCGGTCACATCAACAGAAAAATACCGGAAACCCTTCTCTCCCCTGGTGCCCGGTGCGGTTTTTGCCGAATACAACAACCTGAAAGACCTGAGGCGGAAGCTTAAATCATCCATTGCAGGGGTCATTGTAGAGGTAATTCAGGGTGAGGGCGGGATCATCTCCATGGACCGGGAATTTGCCGCCGAGCTGAACCGTATCTGCAGGGAAAAGGATATTATCCTCATTGCCGACGAAGTTCAGACCGGTCTGGGCAGGACCGGAACTCTCTTCGCCAGCGAAGCCGTAGGCCTTGAGCCGGATATTATCACTCTTTCAAAACCTCTGGCAGGAGGGCTGCCCCTTTCGGCGACCCTGATTACCGAGCATGTGAATGACCGGCTGCATCCAGGGGATCATGCCAGCACCTTCGGCGGAGGACCGGTAACCACGGCAGCAGGATCATTTATCTGGGACGAGATCAACCGCCCGGGCTTCCTCTCCTCGGTGCGCACCATATCGGATTTCCTGGAAGAGCGCCTGGAAGCGGTAAGCCATGCCTTCCCCGGCGTTTTCCGTGAAGGTGAAGTGAGGGGGCGGGGTATGCTCCGGGGACTGGTGGTCCGGGATCCGGAAGTTCTTCCCCGAATCCTTTCCGGTGCAATGGAACAGGGGCTCCTTCTCTTGAGGGCGGGAACTGATGTGCTGCGCTTTGCACCACCCCTGATTATCAAGAAAGATGACATCAATGAAATGGAACGAAAATTACGGACAGTATTAGGGAGTCTCAAATGAGTGAAAAACAGGATACCAAAAAAATCGTCCTGGCATATTCGGGAGGTCTGGATACCTCTATTATCATCCCCTGGCTGAAAGAAAACTACGACAACCCGGAGATCATCGGGGTGTGCGTTAATGTGGGCCAGGAGGAAGACTGGGACGCAATGGAGGATAAAGCCAAGGCCTCCGGCGCCAGCAAGCTTTACATTATCGATGCCCGGGAAGAATTCGCCAGGGAATATCTCTGGCCCATGCTCCGGGCCGGCGCTATCTACGAAGGAAAATATCTGCTGGGGACTTCCATTGCCCGGCCATTGCAGGCGAAGCATCAGGTGCAGGTGGCGCTGGAGGAAGGCGCCTGGGCTTTGGCCCACGGCTGTACCGGGAAGGGGAATGACCAGGTCCGTTTCGAGCTGACCTACAAGGCCCTTGCACCGGAGCTGGAAATAATTGCGCCCTGGCGTCTGTGGGCAATCAGGAGCCGTGAACAGGCCATCGAGTACGCTCAGCTTCATAAAATTCCCATCGGAAATATCAGCAAAAAAAACATCTACAGCAGGGACTGGAACATCTGGCATATGAGCCACGAAGGCGGAGACCTGGAGAACACCTGGAACCGGCCGCAGAAGGATATGTTTCAACTCTCCGTGGATCCCAAGGATGCCCCGGATGAAGAAACCGAACTGATAATCGAGTTCGAAAAAGGCTACCCCGTGGGGGTGAACGGAAAGCACCAGTCGCCCATGGAA
It includes:
- a CDS encoding aspartate aminotransferase family protein, producing the protein MKHTDQNSGNGGYTRSHRMPRQYADSLLIMAEGSEVRLKDAGGREYLDFASGIAVNALGYGRKELAEIMAAQAEKLIHISNLFTTAPALELAEKLCSSSPRPEDQPWKAGMNPGYFNAVHFGNSGTEANEAALKYARAYQIRSGRKRRNKFLAFSNSFHGRTMGALSVTSTEKYRKPFSPLVPGAVFAEYNNLKDLRRKLKSSIAGVIVEVIQGEGGIISMDREFAAELNRICREKDIILIADEVQTGLGRTGTLFASEAVGLEPDIITLSKPLAGGLPLSATLITEHVNDRLHPGDHASTFGGGPVTTAAGSFIWDEINRPGFLSSVRTISDFLEERLEAVSHAFPGVFREGEVRGRGMLRGLVVRDPEVLPRILSGAMEQGLLLLRAGTDVLRFAPPLIIKKDDINEMERKLRTVLGSLK
- a CDS encoding argininosuccinate synthase; this translates as MSEKQDTKKIVLAYSGGLDTSIIIPWLKENYDNPEIIGVCVNVGQEEDWDAMEDKAKASGASKLYIIDAREEFAREYLWPMLRAGAIYEGKYLLGTSIARPLQAKHQVQVALEEGAWALAHGCTGKGNDQVRFELTYKALAPELEIIAPWRLWAIRSREQAIEYAQLHKIPIGNISKKNIYSRDWNIWHMSHEGGDLENTWNRPQKDMFQLSVDPKDAPDEETELIIEFEKGYPVGVNGKHQSPMEILELLNRIGGANGVGRADLVETRLVGMKSRGVYETPAGTILHTALRELEMITLDFDTLSMKNVLALQYADMVYAGKWFGHFRESMDAYMEESMKYCSGEVRLVLYKGNISIVGRKSPYSLYLEDLASFGESSYDHRDATGFINLYGLSTGVQAIVHEKRGALSGPAADMRAMAGFSEK